From the Borreliella afzelii genome, the window CAACATGATCTAGCCTAGTATTAATCTCAGGAATATTTAAAATCGGATTTAAAATAAATTCTCGTAAAAGTCTCTTTCCCATTGCGGTTTTGCAATCATTTAACACAGAATATAATGAATATTGAGAAGAAAAATCATTATTATTTTTTACAAGTTCAAGATTTACTTGAGTTACATCATCAAGAAACATGTACAAAGAATCATTATTAATATCTATTTTATCAATATTGCTTAATAAATTTTTTAAATTATTTTTTATATGATTTATAATGAGAAAAATTGAAATATAATAAGGCTTTTCCTCATCAAATCCAAGAGAACTCAATCCAAGTATGTTAAAATGCTCCTTTATTGTTTTTATTGCAACATCCTTATCAAGATGCCAAGCAGGCACTCTGTTAATTAAAAACCGATTAAGATTAAGCTTCTCTGAGTATTCATAATAAAAGTTTTCAGAAACTATTATCTCTTTAGGAGAATATTTCTCAAGATCCCTTTTAAGTTTTTCAAAAAAACTATTCTCATAAAACATTATCCCAAGACTAGAAGTAGATAAATCTATATAAGAAAACGAATAATAATTTTTATAATCACTAATAGCAACTAAATAGTTATTAACATCATCATTTAAAAAATCTTCATCAACAATAACACCTGGTGTTATTACCTCAACAACCTCTCTTTCTAAAGGCCCTACAGAAGTAGAATTGGCCGCTTGCTCACAAATTGCAACTTTTTTATCAAATAAAATTAATTTTCTTATATATTCCTTACTAGTGTGGTAAGGAACTCCACACATTGGAACATTTTCTCTTTTTGTCAATGTTAAATTAAGAAGCTTACTTGCCTCAATTGCATCATCAAAAAACATTTCATAAAAATTTCCTACTCTGAAAAAAATGATAGCATCTTTATATTTTTTTTTGATATCTAAGTACTGCCTCATCATTGGAGTAACATTTTTTTCCATACGCTTCCTAAATAATATTGAATTATAATTGATATTATAAAATAAATATAATTCAATTAAAAATAAAGAATATAAAATGAAAAAAGACTCTAAAATAATGGTTTTCGCAGTTATCCACAATCTATCTATTAGCAAGACTAATCTTAAAGCAAGGCAAAATATAAAATTTTAGAGTTGATTTAATTTTATGTTTTTATTCATTAAAACAGTAATATTTAATCATTTTGATATTTTTAAATTTTTCATTTGTAGTTTTTTAATGACTTTTAATGCAGCTTAAGCAAAAAACTGCTGCTTATTGTGGATTTTTTTTGTAATGTTTTAAATTTAATTGATTTTAAAACATTAATAAAAACAATAAAAAAAGAATTTTACAATCTAATTGCAGATTGCAAAAAATAAAGCACCCTCCTTAAAAAGTCTTAAGGATTTTTATTATACTTTTCTAAAAGATACTTAATAACATCATCTGTTATATCAACAGTACTGTTATGGTAAAGAATATATGGATTATTTTTTTTCATAATCAAAGAAAACCCATTAATTTCTGCAACATATTGAATACCATGAAGTATTTTACTTAAAGATTCACTATTATTATTTAAACTATTAATATTGGCCAATCTTTGCTGCTCTAAATTATTCTTTGCTAAACTAGACACTCTCTTTAGCTCATCAACTTTTAAATTATATTGGTTACCAAAAGATCTTGCATTGTCTAAGTCATTATCAGCAATTGATTTATCATACATCTGTTTTAAATTCTTAAGTTCTAAATTTAACCCATTTATTTGTTCTTGATACCTATTTTTTATTTGATCAAGATTAGCTTTCAATTGAGGATTTAAAACTTCAATCACAATTCTATCAAAATCAACAATGCCTATTTTAATAACATCTATCGAAAAAACATTAAAGGACAATAAAAAAAACAATGGTAAAATCAAAAAAAACACAAATTTCTCCATAGCATTTATTAATATCTCATTTCAATTCCTAAGAAAAATTTAAATCCAGAAAAATATTTGTAATAACTGTTAACTTTATCATTGTCAAAATAAAAAGGATAAGCTATTACAAAAGACAGTGGTAACTGAGGTAAAAGACTTCTAATTCCAGTCCCCCAGCTAAAAGCAAAACTACTAAAAGGTCTAAATAAAGAATTTTCTTGCCCTTCTAAAGAATAGGAAGCAAAATCTATAAAAAAAACATCCCAAACTAAAAAATTTTTTAACAAAGGAATAGATATTTGCACAGTATTTACAAAGGAGCTGTAAATATTTTTCAAAATCCCCCAACCTCTAGCCTGCATAAAATTTTCACTAAGAACTATGTGATGATGGGGTTGAATTTCAATTTCAAAACCATTACCAAGAGGAGGCAATATATTTGAATAAACACTCCTTAAGGTCAAAATAATATCAAAATAAGGCGTAAATACATCCTCATATCCTAAAAGAGAAAAATATCTCTCAAAGGTTGTAGCAGATTTAATAAAATGACTCTGACCAAATAAAAATCCGCCGAAAAAATCAAACTGCTGTTTAAGCAAAAATCCATTATTAGACAAAGAGGTAGAATTTCTCGTATCCCAAGCCGCACTCAAACTAAGAGAATTTTCAAATCTAAAAGTTTTATAATTATCTCTTAAATAATAATTTGAAGGTCTGTTAATCTCATTATCATAAAAAACATATTTTAAAGCAGTTTGTAAAGTACCAAGAAGAGTTTGCTTACCAAGATAATTAGAAAAAGTATATCCTGTAAATCCCCCAAAACTAAGCTTAAGTAAAGAATAATTCATAGCATTAAAATCGGAAAAGCTTTTAGCATCTCGATATTCTTCCCAACTTGTAAATGGATCTGGAACTTCTCTTTTACCAGAAAAAATAGGCCCATTAATATCCTGATAAGCGGTATTAACAGAATGTGAAAAATCTACAAATCCACCCACAGTCCATCTTTTCTGAAAAAACCAATTATCTCTAAATGTCAAACTAAGACTTTGCTCTAAAAAAGATAAATTTAGCCTTGCAGCAAAATAATAGCCTTCACCCAAAAAGTTAGAAAGCTCCCATTGCCCAAATACTGAGAATGGAAACGAAGAATTTGAATTGCCTCCAAAATTCATACCAAATCCAAAATTACTTGTTGCTCGCTCCTCAATGTTTAAATTTATTTTCATAAGCCCTTCCGTATTGCTCGGAACAATATCAGGGATTACATTTGAAAAATAACCAAGCTGCTGTAAGTTTACCATACCCATCTTAAATTTATCCAAACTAAAAACATCACCTTCTTGAAGTGGGATCTCTCTAAGTATTACATGCGAAGCTGTATTTTTATTTTTAGAAACAGTAATAGACTCAATATGAGCCTTATCCTTTTCTGAAATTTTAATTAAAAAATCAACAAACTCTCCCCTTATCTTTTGTGAAGGAATAATTTCTGTAAAAATATACCCTTCTTTAAAATAACTTTCTTTGATTTTGGTAAAATCCTGCTCAAATTTAGAATTATTAAAAATATCACCTTCCTTAAAGGTAATAAAACTTTTTAATTCTTCCAAACTAAAAACTGAATTACCCAAAATTTCAAGCTTTCCAAATCTAAAAACATTACCTTCTGAAATAAAATATTTCAAAAAAACTTCCTTTTCTAACCTTTGAGAATCTTTAAGAGAATCTTTAATATCAACAGTACTGTTGATAATCTTAATATCAATATATCCATTATTTTTATAAAAAGACTCTAGTTGATGCTTGTCCTTATCAACATTACTTTTTAAATATTTACCATCTGAAAAAAGAGATACTACTCTTGATGCTAAAGATTTTCTCAAAGTGCTACTTTTAAAGCTTAAATTTCCTTCAAAATCAATACCTTTAATAACGTATTTAGGCCCAGCTACTATATTGAAAATAATATCAACCAAATTTCCTTCTTCTTTGATTTCAAAATTTACAGAAGCATCAAGATATCCCGTGTCTTTATACATCTCTTCAAGCTTGTCAACACCTTTGTTAACACTTGCAAGATTTAAAGGCTCATTGGTCTTAATATTTACCTTCTCAACAAGTTCGCTATTCCAAAAAACTCTACTGCTATCAGAAAAAACAACAGAATTAACCAAAGATTTTTCTTTTACAATAAATGTAATAAACAGTTCCTCGCCATCCATTTTAAAAATCGGCTTAATAAGCCCAGAAAAATAATCAAGAGCATAAAGATCAATTTGTAATTTATCAAAAATTTCATTAGAATATGCCGTACCAATGTAAGGTTTTAAAGTATTAATAAAATCCACCTCTTTCTTATTCTTAAGTCCTTCAAAATTAATACCCTTTATTATTTTACCTTTGTAATTTTCAACTTGAGCAAAACTAAAAACACCTAAAAACATTAAAAAACTTATAAAAAACAAACCTCTAATTGAACCCATCTTAACCTCTTAACAATTTAATATTTAAATTTCCAAGAAATACCTATATTATTTCCTATTCCATCTAAACCTTTTTTCATAAAATTGTAATCAAACTCATAATTAACCAAAAAAAATGGAGAATCAAACTCAATGCCCAAATTAATAACAAAATTTAAATCCTTTGAAAAAGGAGTCGTTTGCTCTTTTAAAAAACCAAAGCCTCCACTAATAAAAACACCCTCGACAAGATATTTTCCTACCTTAACACTTGTATTATCAAGAACATCAACAAAAGTAGGATTCCCAATTTTAAAAAAATTACTATTAATAGAATTCTTTAATATATCCGTCTTGATACTCAACAAGTCTAAGTTTAATACAGAACGCATATAATCTTCAATGGGTTGAATTAAAAAATCAAGAGCAATATCACTTACTATTCCAATTGCCATTTCAGCAGCATTAGTCCCTGCCGATCGCAATCCTCCCTCAGACCCTCCCATTGTTGATCCTGAGAGCAAATATTTAATCTCCTGTTCACTCCTAGAAGGATAAGACATAAACTCAATTTTCCATAAACTCAAAGGACTATCAATACCTATTGTAACAAGCAGTTTATCATTTCTATCTTTAATTGTATTTGTAGCCTCTGCCTTTATCCATGGATCAAACTTAATTCTGCTCTCATTAAAGGATATATAAGCACCACTTTTAAAGATAAATTTTTTATTATTATAATTAACAAAACCATTTGCAATATTTAAATCTCCCTTAAGAATAAAATCATCGGTTTTTGTATCAGATTTTATTACAAGCTTATCCCCTCTTGAAATAGTAGCTTGTAAAAACGAAATATTACTATCTGGCCAGTGAAAAGTAACACCGCTGTCAAAATTTATCTCAAGGTGAGTCAAAATATCAAAATCTCGAACATTAATATCAACTGTTTGCGCTCTTTTTGCTTGCTTGAAGGGATTTACTAATAAATTAACAATAGAACTTTCAAGAGAATAAACCCAAGCATTTGAAATATTTAAAATGCCTTTAAACATAATTTCATCGGCATTTCCTTCAATTGAAAAATTGCCTAAAGCATAACCTGTAAAGCTTAAAGCAATTTTGTCAAACTTAATAGGGACTCCTGTTCTGCCAGTCACATTAATATCTATTTTGTAATAATCAATAATAGTATCACTTAAAAAATTTAAATTTAAACTAGTAGAAACAAAAACCTTGGAATACCGATCCAAAGCAAACTCATTACTAAAAATGATTTTATTATCCTGAATTTCAACTGGCATATCAAATATTTCTAAAGTTCTATCACCACCAAACTTTCTAGAAGCCCTTAAATACTCAGTACTTATTAATCCTTTTTGAATATTTAAACTTCCATTAATATTAGGATTATATAAATCCCCATCAATATCAAATTCACCATTTAAAAAAAGATCATAAAGAATAAAATGATTGTCAATATTAAATAAAGGATGTGAATCTAAAAAATCTTTAGTGATTATTTTTGAATCAAATTTAATATCTCTGACATTTCCAAGAATTTTATTTTTAATTATTTTACCTGATGAATTAAAACTAAGAGGTAAATAATCTTTTAAAATAAAGCTATATTCTCCACTACCATAATGGTATAAAACATCAATAAGGTCATAATCAATTGAGGCCATATTAAATTTTTCAAAATCATTGCTAAATTCAACCGTAAGATTAGATAAAAACTCATTTTTATATTTAATATCTCTAAAGGAAAATTCACCCTCTGTTTTGGTTTTCAAAACTCCAAATCGCTCTTCATCCCTACTTTCAAAGTTTCTAAAATTTGCATTAAACTTATAAGAAAATAAGTCGCTATTAAAAACCATATTAGATACGCCTATGGAGCTGCTTAAGTCATATCTTAGACTACCAGTAAGAAACTCTTTTTTATTGCGCTTGACTTTTATATCATATATGTTAAGCCTATTGTCCAATAATCCTAAATTCAGAGAAAACTGCATAGGAATGCCCAATAAAGTTAATTTATCAGCCTCAAGATATCCACTCAAAGAATAATTTTTAAAATCATTATTTTTAAAATTTAGCAAAAAATTACCATTAACCTTCCCTTCTAAAAGGGATAAAGAATTAAAATTGTAAAAATCTAAATCTTGAAATTTAAGTAAAAAATAACTTCCATATTCATCGGAATTAACTCCTAAAAAATATCGTTCTGAATTTAAACTAGAAAATAAATTTAAACTACCATTAAAATTATCTTTTAAATTGAATTGTCCATATCCTTGCAAATTTGAAAGCTTGTTTATAAATTTAACATCAGAAATGTACAATTTATCATATTCATATAAGCCCTTAAACCCAAAATTAAAATTATAAGCGGGTATTTTAGAAGCTTTTATTATATTAAACTTATCTATTCTAAATTTCAAATCATTATTAAGCTCTAAATAGTTCCCATGAAAATTTATATTTATCAAAAGATCAGAGGTTTTATTGTAAACCTTAAAACCATTAACATTAAGGGTATAAATTATTTTAGAATCAAAATAATTGAAATCTAATTTTATGCCAAGAGGAGATTCAGCAACAATAAACTTATTTTTAAAATTAACATTAAAATTTAAAGGATAATTTTTATCCAAATAAGAAAAATTCGTACTAATATTAAACCCACTTTCAAATAGCTCAACAAACAAGCTAGAATGCAAATTGTAATCATTGTACTGCAAATCAAAGTTGTTTGATTTGTAAAAATTTTTTTCTCCACTAGCATCAAACATAAATTTAAAATTATCCAACTTTGAAAATACTATGAAATTGAATTTTTTTAATCTATTCTTACGATAATCAAATTTATTTAAATTAAAATCAGAAACTAAATTTAAATATTTACCTGAAAATAAAGTCTTGGGGAAAAAATTTATTAAATAAGAACTAGGAACAACTTCTTTTAAAAAAAGTAGCGGAAACTCTTTAATGCCTAAATTGAAAGAAAATTCTTCATCATTAAGATCTCCTTTTAAAGAAATTTGAGAATTTTTATTTTCTAAATAAATCAAATAGTCAACAAAAATTTTATCCTTTAAAAAATAAGTTTTTAAACTTAAATCTTGAAAACTAAGATTTCCAAGACTAAAACTATCAGACTTAACCGAAAAAATATTTTTATCTTTCTTAAAATCCAAATACCCATTTAAATCATTAAAGTTTAAAATTTTTGCAGATTTAAAGTTAAGACGTCCTATTGGAAGCAAGTCCTTTAAAGAATAATAACCTTTATAGTTTACAACTCCCCTTTTAAGCTTTAAAAAGGCATTTTCAACGCTTACAATGCTATCATTCCCTTTGATTTTAAGTTGCAAACCTTGAATTTCTTTACCTATAGTATCTGCATTTAAAGAAGAATCTATTATTCCTGCATATCTTACATCTTTATCTTTAAAATCATAAGAAAATGCCAACTGACCATTTAAGCTTATATCAAAATAATCTTTATAAATTTCAAAGTCTTTGTTTAGCTTAATCCAATTCAAAAGATTAACATTGAAAAATAAAGCATCCAATCGAATAAAACCATTAGCTTTATCGTAACTTAAATTAAAATCAAAATTCTCCCTTTGTAAATTAAAAATTTTTAAATTTCCTTTTGAATAATTTATTTGGAATCCTTGCTCAAGCAAAGAAAAATAACTCGTTTTAAGTTCAAAAAAACTAAAGTTTATATAACCATCCTCAAAACCTTTTTTGAATTTTCCTTCAAAATAGAAAGTTGAATCTAAAACTCCATCATCAACTCTTTCAGCTGGCAAATTGATTTCTAAATTTTTAACAGCACTAAAATCAACTACAGAACTAAATAAAAAATCTTCATCTACAGTACTCAATGAAAAATTTCTAACTTTAAAATTCAACCAACTATTATGCTTATTGAGCTTAATATTAATATTGATATTTTCTAAATTAATATTTAGTCTATAAAGATAATTTAAAATTTTATTTAAAATTACATTTCCATTGTCGGAATAGGCGCTGCTAGAACTCAAATCATCGGATAAACTAAAATCGTTTATATCAAAATTCAAATTACTCCCTTTAACATAAACATTTAAAATAATATTTTCATCGCCTAAAATTAATTTAAACAGATTTAAATCTACCCTAACAACATCCATTAATATTTTATCTTTTCCATCCAAGCTTAGCTCTAAACCGTCGATTTTAATGGATGATAAAAAATATGGTGAAATATTATCATATTTAATCTTAAAGCCAAATTTTGATTCAAGATATTTTACAACAAGAAACTTTGCAGAATAAATTTGAACTTGAACAAATAGATTAATGGAAAAAATTATTAAAACAAAAACTAAAAGTGGTAAAATCAACAATAAAAATGTCTTATTTTTCAAAAACTCCAAATTCATACACTCATATATTGATAATTATTATTATATAATAATTATCAATAACCTAATTATTGACACCAAAAGAAAGGAAGAAAAAATATTTGTGATTAAAATATTAAAAAACTTTTATTGCATAGAAGGAATTGATGGAAGTGGAAAAACAAGCATAATTAATAAACTAAAAACCATTTGTAAGAATGAATCAAGGTATTACTTTACAAAAGAACCATCAAGCGGAATAATTGGAGAAATGATAAAAGAGCAATTAATGAATTTTAAAAATCCTTTAAAAGAATCAACATTTGCATATCTTTATGCAGCAGATAGACACGATCACTTATATAAAAAAGGTGGAATACTGGAAATTTTAAACACAAAATCCACAAAAATAATAACTGATCGCTATTTATTCTCATCAATTGCCTATCAAGGAAAATTGGGATATGAATTAAATAAAAATTTTCCATTACCTGAAAAAGTATTCTTTATTAAAACAGACCCAAAAATAGCTTATGAAAGAATCCAAAAAAATAGAACACAAAGTGATCTTTTTGAGCTTGAAAAATACAAAACTTTTGAACAAATTACTCTTAAATATTTAAAAACATTTAAAAAAATAGAAAAAACAATTAATGTGATTTATATTGACAATTCAATAAAAGATAATTTAGATAAAAACGCAGAAAAAATTTTCAATCTAATAAAATTCTAATATAATTAATCATATGATTAATTATATGTTTAAAAATGCCACTTTCCAAATAAATTTATTTTTACTTCTTTTAGTGACAGTTGCAAAGATAAATGCATCGTCCAAATTTTATTATGCAGAACAATGGTATGTAATCTTTAACACCCAAATGAAAAAAAATCCTGAAAACTACAAAAAAAATATATTTTTTCTTCAAAAAGCTTTAAAATACCCATTTGGAAATCCAAAATACTCACTAACTAAAATAGAAACAAAAGAACAGTGGACAAAATATAAACTTCTTTTCAAAATGCATGTAAATCTGCTCCTAGTTAAACAAAATTTGCATTTGGGAGATTTATTCGATACAAGAAATTCATATTTTTTCAAAACTCCAGAAAAAAATGGAATTATTCTCAATCTAGAAAAAGCAGAAAAATTATATAAAATAGCAATTAACTACTACGATGAAGCACTAAAATGTCATAAAAAACTTGAAAATTATCAATCTGTTAAACTAGAAAGCGATGGAATAACAAACTGGGAAAACGAATATTATAAAATTTCTCTTAAAGAGTTCGACTACTATGACATTATTAAAAAAGAACTACTGCGAATTGACGAAACCAAAGCATTTTTTGAAAAAAGTTCAAACTATTATTAAAAAATTTCTTTGCCTTCTTTGGAAAAAAAAATTTTATTTATATAATCCTTATTTAAAGAAAACTTAAAAACAAGATCTTTAAAATTATCTTTACTCAAGATGCTATATTCCGAGAAAAGAGTTATTAACGCTCTTTCCGCCAAAAAAGGCAGCTCTAGAATATTTCTTAAAATTTCATCTCTAAATTCATACGCTCTTTCACTATCTAAAGAATTTACAAAATTAGAATTTTCAACATCAGTGCTTAACGCTACAATTTCATTTTCAAGAAATTTTTTATCTCCTTGTGAATATAACAAGGCAAATGGCTTTAAAAAAGAAAAAAAATATTCTTTGCCCACAAGATAATGGTGCATTGAACATCTTGTAGCGTAATTTGGGTAAATAGCAGATTCAATCTCTTCATCACCACCAACAATAAGCAAAGGATCAAAATAGGGGGCTGGAATTTCTTTGTTGTTGTAAAAATAATATCTATACGAAAAAAAAGATTCTTCCATGCAATCAATATGCCCACAATAAGCTCCAAGCTTATAAATCTTATCTGAATATTCTACCAAAAGTTTAGCAGTATCATTAAAAGATTCTTTTCTAAAATTGTAAAGTAATGTGGGCAATATAAATAAAATATTCTCATTTAACGAAATTTTATTTAAAACAAAAATTAAACGCTCATCATAAAAACATGCCTCATCAATAATAAAAGTACCACAACTAGGATTAGAAGCTATTAATTTTTCAATATCAAAAGAGCTGCTGGCAAAACCAATCTCATCAATTCTATCTTTTCCACCACCTCTATATGGTATTACATTTTCTGGAAAATCCTGAAACCTTCTCTTGTCGAGAAAATTTCTAATAAAAAATACATTAACCCTACTCCTATTTCCTTTAATAATATTACCCAATACTTTAAAAGATTTTTTTCTCACAACAAGCGAATCTTTATAAATTTTTGCAGCATATTCTGTTTTTCCACTTCCCATGGGCCCAACTACAAGGATTAAATTTATTTTGACTTTAAAATCAAAATGGCTAATAGATACAATGTTATTTAATTTAGCATCTTCTTTATTAGCAAAGTCTAAACAAAAACCCAAAAATCCTCCCTGAAGTAAATTCAAATTCGATTATAAAAAATGACGACTAAAAAACATTAACATTAAAAACCTAAAATTAATAATTAGGGATTCTATTAAAGTTATCATTCAAGAGAATGATAACTTTCAAAATAATCATCATCTAACAAAGCTTTCTTTATTTTTAATTTATCTTTTTCATAAATCTCAATATAATTAAATTTTTTAGAACCATTAACTTTTCTATAAATTGAAACCAAACTTCCAAGCACATAATTTTTAATTTCTACTAAATCAAATCCAAAATATTTTTTTTTACTTATCAGGCTTGATCTAATATCTAAAACAGAAATTTTTTCAAAAAATAAATTTAAAGCGGTAGGTAGAAAAAAATCTTTAATGTTAATTAAGAACAACTCTCTGATCCCAAGACTATTAAAATTGTAGCCTAAATTATTAAAAATATTGTACTTAAAAGCATGTAAAGCAAAAGTATAAACATCCCTTTTATCAGGATATTGAACCTCAATCATATCAACGTAGGGATAAACAGAATAATTTATTTTATAACCAAGCAAACTATTCTCATAATAAACTGGAGATTTGTCTTTAAAATAAACTTTATTAAAATATCTATTAGCTAAACTAAATTTATTACCAAAATCTACTATTCCTGAAAAAATGCCTACTAAAACTCCATCTTTGAGTATAGCAACATTATTTTCATTATCAATAAAATAAATTCCTGACAACCTTTTATAATCTTCT encodes:
- a CDS encoding OmpH family outer membrane protein, whose amino-acid sequence is MFFLILPLFFLLSFNVFSIDVIKIGIVDFDRIVIEVLNPQLKANLDQIKNRYQEQINGLNLELKNLKQMYDKSIADNDLDNARSFGNQYNLKVDELKRVSSLAKNNLEQQRLANINSLNNNSESLSKILHGIQYVAEINGFSLIMKKNNPYILYHNSTVDITDDVIKYLLEKYNKNP
- the bamA gene encoding outer membrane protein assembly factor BamA, with the translated sequence MGSIRGLFFISFLMFLGVFSFAQVENYKGKIIKGINFEGLKNKKEVDFINTLKPYIGTAYSNEIFDKLQIDLYALDYFSGLIKPIFKMDGEELFITFIVKEKSLVNSVVFSDSSRVFWNSELVEKVNIKTNEPLNLASVNKGVDKLEEMYKDTGYLDASVNFEIKEEGNLVDIIFNIVAGPKYVIKGIDFEGNLSFKSSTLRKSLASRVVSLFSDGKYLKSNVDKDKHQLESFYKNNGYIDIKIINSTVDIKDSLKDSQRLEKEVFLKYFISEGNVFRFGKLEILGNSVFSLEELKSFITFKEGDIFNNSKFEQDFTKIKESYFKEGYIFTEIIPSQKIRGEFVDFLIKISEKDKAHIESITVSKNKNTASHVILREIPLQEGDVFSLDKFKMGMVNLQQLGYFSNVIPDIVPSNTEGLMKINLNIEERATSNFGFGMNFGGNSNSSFPFSVFGQWELSNFLGEGYYFAARLNLSFLEQSLSLTFRDNWFFQKRWTVGGFVDFSHSVNTAYQDINGPIFSGKREVPDPFTSWEEYRDAKSFSDFNAMNYSLLKLSFGGFTGYTFSNYLGKQTLLGTLQTALKYVFYDNEINRPSNYYLRDNYKTFRFENSLSLSAAWDTRNSTSLSNNGFLLKQQFDFFGGFLFGQSHFIKSATTFERYFSLLGYEDVFTPYFDIILTLRSVYSNILPPLGNGFEIEIQPHHHIVLSENFMQARGWGILKNIYSSFVNTVQISIPLLKNFLVWDVFFIDFASYSLEGQENSLFRPFSSFAFSWGTGIRSLLPQLPLSFVIAYPFYFDNDKVNSYYKYFSGFKFFLGIEMRY
- a CDS encoding translocation/assembly module TamB domain-containing protein — protein: MNLEFLKNKTFLLLILPLLVFVLIIFSINLFVQVQIYSAKFLVVKYLESKFGFKIKYDNISPYFLSSIKIDGLELSLDGKDKILMDVVRVDLNLFKLILGDENIILNVYVKGSNLNFDINDFSLSDDLSSSSAYSDNGNVILNKILNYLYRLNINLENININIKLNKHNSWLNFKVRNFSLSTVDEDFLFSSVVDFSAVKNLEINLPAERVDDGVLDSTFYFEGKFKKGFEDGYINFSFFELKTSYFSLLEQGFQINYSKGNLKIFNLQRENFDFNLSYDKANGFIRLDALFFNVNLLNWIKLNKDFEIYKDYFDISLNGQLAFSYDFKDKDVRYAGIIDSSLNADTIGKEIQGLQLKIKGNDSIVSVENAFLKLKRGVVNYKGYYSLKDLLPIGRLNFKSAKILNFNDLNGYLDFKKDKNIFSVKSDSFSLGNLSFQDLSLKTYFLKDKIFVDYLIYLENKNSQISLKGDLNDEEFSFNLGIKEFPLLFLKEVVPSSYLINFFPKTLFSGKYLNLVSDFNLNKFDYRKNRLKKFNFIVFSKLDNFKFMFDASGEKNFYKSNNFDLQYNDYNLHSSLFVELFESGFNISTNFSYLDKNYPLNFNVNFKNKFIVAESPLGIKLDFNYFDSKIIYTLNVNGFKVYNKTSDLLININFHGNYLELNNDLKFRIDKFNIIKASKIPAYNFNFGFKGLYEYDKLYISDVKFINKLSNLQGYGQFNLKDNFNGSLNLFSSLNSERYFLGVNSDEYGSYFLLKFQDLDFYNFNSLSLLEGKVNGNFLLNFKNNDFKNYSLSGYLEADKLTLLGIPMQFSLNLGLLDNRLNIYDIKVKRNKKEFLTGSLRYDLSSSIGVSNMVFNSDLFSYKFNANFRNFESRDEERFGVLKTKTEGEFSFRDIKYKNEFLSNLTVEFSNDFEKFNMASIDYDLIDVLYHYGSGEYSFILKDYLPLSFNSSGKIIKNKILGNVRDIKFDSKIITKDFLDSHPLFNIDNHFILYDLFLNGEFDIDGDLYNPNINGSLNIQKGLISTEYLRASRKFGGDRTLEIFDMPVEIQDNKIIFSNEFALDRYSKVFVSTSLNLNFLSDTIIDYYKIDINVTGRTGVPIKFDKIALSFTGYALGNFSIEGNADEIMFKGILNISNAWVYSLESSIVNLLVNPFKQAKRAQTVDINVRDFDILTHLEINFDSGVTFHWPDSNISFLQATISRGDKLVIKSDTKTDDFILKGDLNIANGFVNYNNKKFIFKSGAYISFNESRIKFDPWIKAEATNTIKDRNDKLLVTIGIDSPLSLWKIEFMSYPSRSEQEIKYLLSGSTMGGSEGGLRSAGTNAAEMAIGIVSDIALDFLIQPIEDYMRSVLNLDLLSIKTDILKNSINSNFFKIGNPTFVDVLDNTSVKVGKYLVEGVFISGGFGFLKEQTTPFSKDLNFVINLGIEFDSPFFLVNYEFDYNFMKKGLDGIGNNIGISWKFKY
- the tmk gene encoding dTMP kinase; translation: MIKILKNFYCIEGIDGSGKTSIINKLKTICKNESRYYFTKEPSSGIIGEMIKEQLMNFKNPLKESTFAYLYAADRHDHLYKKGGILEILNTKSTKIITDRYLFSSIAYQGKLGYELNKNFPLPEKVFFIKTDPKIAYERIQKNRTQSDLFELEKYKTFEQITLKYLKTFKKIEKTINVIYIDNSIKDNLDKNAEKIFNLIKF
- a CDS encoding thymidine kinase; the encoded protein is MGFCLDFANKEDAKLNNIVSISHFDFKVKINLILVVGPMGSGKTEYAAKIYKDSLVVRKKSFKVLGNIIKGNRSRVNVFFIRNFLDKRRFQDFPENVIPYRGGGKDRIDEIGFASSSFDIEKLIASNPSCGTFIIDEACFYDERLIFVLNKISLNENILFILPTLLYNFRKESFNDTAKLLVEYSDKIYKLGAYCGHIDCMEESFFSYRYYFYNNKEIPAPYFDPLLIVGGDEEIESAIYPNYATRCSMHHYLVGKEYFFSFLKPFALLYSQGDKKFLENEIVALSTDVENSNFVNSLDSERAYEFRDEILRNILELPFLAERALITLFSEYSILSKDNFKDLVFKFSLNKDYINKIFFSKEGKEIF